In Paludibaculum fermentans, the genomic stretch GGTCTTCTGCTGCAGCGAAAAGGAGCGGCGTGGCTCATCACCGCCGCATTTGTCGCGCTGGGCGCCGTCTTCGCGTTGAGGGCCGTTGTGACTGGATCCACCGCGCTCCTCGTTTCCGCCTTCGCCGGCGGGGTCGTCCTCTCCGCGTTCACCGTCGCGTTCGCACCGGCCATCGCACGATTGACGAATCCGCGGAGCCGCTCGTTGGGCTACGGCATCTTCTTCTCATCCGGTGTGGCGATGGGCATCTTCGGCGGTATGCTGGGCGGACGCCTGCCGGGCTGGTTCTCCGCCAGCGGAGCCCCGGGCAAGAAGAGCGCGCTACTCGCTTCGTGTGCCCTGGTGGTCGTCGCGGCCTGGCCGGTGTCCCGACTGCGATTGTCTTCGGCGGAGCCTTCTGCCGCGCCCCCGCGCGTCTACCCGAGAAACCCTGTGGTCTGGCGCTATCTGGCCGCCCTGGTCGTCTGGAACCTCGCCACGGGCGCCTTCAACCCCTTCTTCAACGCTTACTTCACCAGCAAGCTCCATGCGAATGTTTCGGAGCTGGGGTCCATCTTCGCCATCTCTCAATTCGCACAGGCGGCCGCGATGCTGTCCGCACCGCTGCTGCTCCGCCGCTTTGGACTGATTCCCGGCATCGTGGGCATGCAGATGGCCGCGTCCATCGGGCTTCTGGGCCTCTCCTGGGCGGCATCGGCCGGAGTGGGCGCCGCTATCTACGTCGCCTATATGGCAGCGCAATGGATGTCGGAGCCCGGCATGTATAGCGTCCTCATGAACCCGCTGTCCAAAGAGGAAATGGGCGGAGCCGCCGCGCTGAATATGATGGCGATTCTGCTGGCTCAGTTGGTCGCAGCCTCCGCCGCCGGAGCCGCGATTACGCATTTTGGCTACTCGGCGACTCTGGGCGGAGCCGGTGTTGTCGGCGCCGTGGCGGCCATGCTCTTCTGGATCCTGCTACGCGGCACGCAGGTCTCCAGCAACCCCGCCACCTGATTCCGATAGCGTTCGAGCGTGTAGCCCGCCGCCCACTTCCTGCGCGCATTCGCGGCCACGCGCGTCAGCTCTCCCGTGTTGTGGAGGAGCCCGGCCAACCGCGCGGCCAATGCCTCTGCCGTCCTTGGGTGAACGAGAAACCCCGTCTCGCCATCCTCGACGAGCTCCGGGATACCGCCCGCCGCGAAGGCCACCACCGGCACCCCGGCTGAGAACGCCTCCAGGATCACGCGTGGTGTCGCGTCGGCCCCAGTCGAGGGCACCACCAGCACATCCACTTGCCGCAGGGCTTCGGCGGGTTCGTTCATCCACCCCGCAAACGAAATGGGCGTCCCCGCCGCCTTCCTCAGGACGAGGTCCTTGTACCCGGGCCGCGAGAGCACGTCGTCCCCACAGATCACGAACCGGCACTCCGGGATCTTTCCGCCGAGCAGCCGCACCGCGTCCACAAACTCAAGTTGGCCCTTCTCCGGTGCAATCCGGCCCACCACTCCGATCCGCACCGGCCTGCCACTGGCCAGGCGTCGAAAGCCGAGATCCTCGCAAGCATTCGGCACAATCACCGGCCGACAGAACGGACGCAGCGGCCCCGCGACAAACTCGGAACATGCGATCACTGTCGCCTGCCGCAGTGCCCAGCGCACCACCAGCAGATCGTGCCACTTGGTCAACTTGTTGTGGGCATGGAAGCAGAACGGAACACCGCTGAGCCGTGCGGCCGGCAGCATCCGGGGACCGTTCACATAGATCAGGTCGATGGCGCGTTCCTGGACGAGTTGCCGGACGATGCGCGTCGCGTCCTGCATGTCGGAAGCGAAGCGCCAGAAGTCCCCCAGCGTCTTGGAACCGGAAGAGTATGGCCTGCACGGCAGCCTTGTGACGGACACGTCCATCGACGCCATGCGCTCGAACATCGGGCCTCCGCCCGGCATTGCCGCGGAGATCCTCCAGCCTCTCTCCCGGAAGGCCGGAATCAGATCGAGCAGGCAGCGTTGCGCACCACCCATCTCGCTGAACTGGTCGAGCAGCAGCAGGTTCATTGCTGCTCCGCCCTGACCGTCTGTGCCAGCACCCAGAAGTAAATGGGAATCACGCGCCAGTACGTCAGCAGGTCGCCTGACAGCATCTGGATGACCTGGCCGGTCCAGAAGCTGAGGATCCAGGCGCCAAAGAAGGTTGAACGGGCCCGCCAACCCGCCTGCAAAATAGCGGCGTTCAGGGCGATAAACGCGCACAGGCCCACGCAGCCGGTCTCCACCAGCAGGCTGAGGTACATGTTATCCGCGATCACCGGAGCGCCGGCCACATCCGAGTAAGGCAGCGTCTTGTACCCGACTCCAAACAGCAAGTGCCACGGGTGCTCCATCAGGAAGGTCGCCAGCTTCTGCCAGCTATCCACGCGGCCCGACAGCACTCCGTTGGTCGCGGAGAAGAGGAACTGGACGGAGAGTACGACTCTGGCAAAGTAGCCGCGCACAAACTCGGGGAAGAGCACAAAGGCCAGTGCCCCGCCCGCCAGCATCGAACTCCCCGCAATGAAACCCCAACGGCGCACGGGCAAGCCTTTTCGCTGGAGGAAGAACAGGGTCCCCAGCGAAAGGCAGAGCGTGACCAACGAAGCGCGCGAGTATGACAGCAGCAGCGCCGTACCAAATATAGGCACAGCCACGGCAATGGCCCAGCGCGGCACCGGACACTCGGCTCGCGGGCGGATCAGTGCAACGGCGCTCATTGTCAGGAAGAACACACTCAGATTGCCGAGCGTGCTGGCTTCATAGAAGACGCCCTGCGCGCGGCGGAAGACCCCCGAGTCCAGCCAGATGAACTGTGGTCCATAGCCGGCCGGAGCGGGCCACTGGAAATAGAAGTCCAGGCACGCGAACAGCGCCGAGCCGGCCGCAAACCAGAACAATTGCGCCGCCACTCTCTGTTGCCGCTGCACGGGCCCCATTGCCGCGTAGAAATACACATAGCAGCCAATGCCGAACAGGCACACCCGCGCCAGGCTGCCCGCGGCCACCACCGCGCCGGAATACAGCAGGGCAAAGGACACGCTCCCCGCGAGCACAGCGAACAGCACGGCCAGCCGGATCGAAACCGGATGCGGCTTCAACCGCCACTCGCCGGCCCTGAGAACACCCACCAGCAACCCAATACACGCAATCCCCAGCGCGACGTGCGGGCCGGAATTCCCGATCGCAATCGGCAAGGGCGGCGCCAGCAGGCACGCCGCAAAGAACAACGACAACCAGCGGTCGGGCTCCAGCAGGACGAACCAGAGGCAGGGTACGGCCAACAGCGCGGCCGCACCTGCCGCCTGATACATGGGGGAGGGCAGAAAGGCGATGCCGGCCGCGCAGGTTCCCAGCAGCAGGGCAAGCAGCGGCCTGCGGTCCCACAGCTCAGTACTTGCGTTCGTGCTCGACATGTTGGAAGCGCGCGGCCCGTCCGCGCAGCTGAGCCATGCTGAAGCCAACACTCAGGTAGAGGAAGGAAGCCACGAAGGAGAGTAGGAACGCCGACACGACGATCAGTGGCGTCTTAGGGAAGCTTGGACGTTGCGGGACGACGCCGGAGTCGATCACGCTGAGCCGCTCGCCGCGTGTCCCTACACTGGCGCGGAGGTCGCGCATACGGCCCCGCAATGCGTCGCGCTCTCGCACTGTGGTGGCGATATCCGCCTCCAATGCCTCACGTTTGGCGGTGGTGCGGGCGACTCTTGTTTCAACCTCGGCGGCCTGGGCCTTCAGCGCGGTGCTCTGTGTCTGAAGCTCGGATACCCGCCGCTGCAGACCCGCATCGCTGTGCTCCGCCAGGTCGGCGTGGCTTCGCATCAACTCTCTTTCCACGCCCGCCTGCGAATCGATCAGGCTCTCCAGTTTGTAGCGTTCCGCACTTTCCAGTTTGCCGCCTGCCAGGCTTTGTAGCGCCTGGTTCAGCTCGTTCAATCGCTTTTCTTCGGCCTCCAGTTGCTTCCCGGTGTTGGCAATCAGCTCCTGGTCGCCTTCACGGCCAACAGACTGGCTGAGCGCCGCTGTCTGCGCGGCCAGGTAACTCGCCAGGGCCGCGGCCTGTTTCGGATCGGGCAGCGTGGCTGTGATTTCCAGGATCTTCGTATCCCGCAGTTTCGACACTTTGAGGACTCTTTTTTTGAGCCGCTCGATCGGTTCTGCTGGGTCCGCCGAGGTCAGGTGAAATTGCTCGGCCGCCCGCTGGAACAGGCTGTCGCTGCCCGCAAAGTACTCGTAGGTGCGCAGGGACTCGAGATACACCGGGCTCACCGCAACAGCGGTTCTCACGTCGCTCGACGGTGGAGGGTCGATGAGAATGCTGGCCGTCGCTGAATACTGCTTCGTGAGCAGCGCGCAGCCCAGCAATGCGAGGGTGACGGAGGCTCCGCAGGCCAGCGCGGAATACCACCACCTTTGCTTCAAATATCGAAAATATTCGTACGCATCGAACGAGTCCGCCATGGCCCCTGCTAGTGTAGATCCTGAATGGGGATCCTGCTTCCAGTCACCCTCGCTCTACTGCCTCTCCTGATTCTGCCCAGTGTTGTTTTTTACTATGACATCACGCCGAAGCTCGCGGTACTACTATTTGGCGCGGGCCTCGCGCTTTTCTGGTTTGAGCAGAATCGCCGGGCCCTGATCTCCCTTTGGACTGGAAAGTCCGGACGCTGGATCATCCTGATTCTCGGCGCGCAGCTATGTTCCTTGTTGCTCTCCACTCTGGGCTCGCAGAACCCCTGGTTCTCAGTGGGCGGCAGCACATGGCGCCGCTTTGGCTTGCTATCGCAGGGTGCGCTTATCCTCTTCACACTTCTCGCGGCGGCCCAGTTCTCCACCAACCGCGTCATCCTGCGCCGCGCGTTGCAGGCCATCGCCCTCTCGGGTTGCGTCATGGCTCTCTACGGCATGGCGCAATACCTGGGCTGGGATCCCCTGCTGCCCCCTACCTCCTATCTCGCCGGCGAAGGCATCTTTCAGATCGTGCGCCCGCCCGCGACACTGGGCCATGCCGGATACTTTGCCACCTACCTGCTCTTCACCCTGGCCGCTGCCTTGGCCACATTTCCGTTCAACCGGAAACTCGCCTGCTGCTCGGTCGTTCTGATGCCTGTAGCCATCGTGCTCAGCGGCACCCGCGCCGCACTCCTAGGACTGGCCGTCGGGGCCGTCTGCCTGGTCCTCCTCCGCCGGCCCTCGCTCCGGACAATCAGCATCGCCTCTGCCTGTGCGGCGGCTGTCTTGGTTCTGTTATTAATCAGCCCGGCCGGCGGGAAACTGCGGGCTCGGGTAAAGTGGTCCGCCGACGATGCCAAGGGTGGCGCTCGCATTCTGCTCTGGCGCGACACGCTCCACCTGGCTGAAGCCCACGCCCTCCTCGGGAGCGGTCTGGACACCTTCGGAACCGCATTCCCTCGCTACCAGTCGGTGGAGCTCTCGCGCGCTTACCCCGACTTCTATCACGAGTCCCCGCATAACATTCTGCTGGACACGCTCTCCAGCCAGGGCGTCTTCGGCCTGCTGATCCTCCTCGCCCTGTTGGCTCTCGGCTTCCAACACGCAAAAGGAAACCCGGAACTCGCCGCCGGCCTGGCCGCCGTGTTCGTCAGCCTGCAGTTCACGAGTTTCACCATCGCGACGTCGCTCGGGTTTCTCATTCTCATCGCCACGCTGCTGCCGCCGGTCAGCCTTCACGAATCCAAGCCCAAAAATAACTCGTGGAAAATTGTGCCGGCCGTGCTCGCGGTGTGTCTGATCTTCGCAGGGATGCGTGTCATGTTGGCTGACTTTACGTTTCAGCAGGCCAAAACTGCGCTCGACGCAGGCCGGATCAGCGACGCGATGGGCGAATACCTTGCCGCCGGTGCCTTGGCGAACCTGGGTGGCCGGCCCGATCTCTATTTCTCGCGCCGCTTCACCGCGGCTCGCCGTCGCCCGGAAGCTCTGACCGCCGGAGTGCAGGCGGCCGCCGGCCCGGAAGATCGTCCGAACGGCCTCTACAATCTGGCGGCGCTTCACTCGGCATCGAACGATGCGGCTGCCGTGGAAGCGGATCTCCGCGCCGCCATCGATGCCTCGCCCCAATGGTTCAAACCGCACTGGACCTTGGCCCGGCTGCTCGCCGGACAAGGCAGGCGGAACGAGGCAAACCGGGAAGCAGATCGAGCGGTTGAACTGGATGGCGGCAAGCATCCGGAAGTGACACTGGCCCGAGACCGGATTCGTTTGGGCTTGAAACCGTATTAGCTTGTATTCTATGGAGTTAGGTTCTACAGTGAGGGCAGACATCTTAGCCTGGGGGCATACACGATGCGATTGAAACTCTACTTGGTGACAACATTGGCGATCGGACTCTCCTGCGCCGCCTGGGGAGCGGTCCCTGCCGGCGCGGCCCACGACAGCGAGTCTGAGCCGATCTCCATGCTGTTTGATTCCGAGTTGGCCTCCGGGCTGGCTCTGGCCGACACCGTGCCCGGCTCCACAGCGGCGGTTCTGCCCCAGTTGGCGTTCGGAGGCGGCTGGTACACGGCCATGTACTTTTCGAATGCTACCAACGCCCCAACGACTGTCACGGTCAACTTCTTTGCCGGCGATGGCTCCGCTTTGAGCGTGCCACTGGCCGGTCTCGGGCCTGTTTCCAGTCAGACCGTCACGCTGAATGCGAACGGGACCGGGATTCTGGAAGCGCCGAACACAGGTGGACTCTTGCAGGGATGGGCCGAGGCGATTCTGCCCCCGGGCGTGAGCGGCTACGGCGTATTCCGCCAGTCGGTATCCGGGCTGCCCGATCAGGAAGCGGTTTCGCCGCTCAGCGATGAGACAAAACAGGTGGCCAACTTGACCTGGGACGAGACCAGTTTCGTAACCGGCGTGGCGACCGTCAATCCCAGTGGTTCGGCCACGACGGTTTCCGTAACCGTATATGGCGACGATGGATCCGTGATCGGCACCAGCAGTTTTGACCTCGCCGCCCACGGTAAGACCGCCTTCGTTTTGCGAGATCTGCCGGGCTTGGCAGGCATCACGGCCCGCCGCGGCTATGCCCGGTTCTCCGTGACGAATGGGGCGGTATCCGTCCTCGGCTTGCGCTTCAACGGCACCGCTTTCACGTCGATTCCAGTGACCTATCCGTAGAAATAAGAACAAGTTCGGCCAGCGGTGGACGCCCGCTGGCCGAACGCCCGCTAGCCAGTGTGGCTGGATTCCGCCACAATGTGATCCAAACGCCGCTCCGGCTTCGGCGGCGACGGCCGGAAGGCCTGCAAATGCTCGTTCTCCCAGGACCCGGCCCGGCCGGTAGCGGTCCTGACAATCTTCTCCATGATGGCCGGATCCCCAGTCGCGCGTAGGTTGAGCGTCAGCGCGTGATCCAGGGCAAACGAAGCCGTCAGGTCACCGTCCACCCCCGGTTCCTCCCCATTCCGAGTCACGCTCGCCTTCACATAGCCTGTCGACGCTCGGTCCAATACCTTCAAATGTGCAATCTGAATCCCAGCCGCACTCAATTCTGTATCAATCTCATCCAGGATAGGACCGGCCAGTAAGGCCGGGCTCAGGGGCTTCTTCAGCCGGATCTCCCCGCGCCAGTTCAGCCAGCCGAGAGCGGCTTCCGCCTCGGCGTAGCGCGCATAGTCCACGTTCTGAAGCAGTTGGCTGCCCGCGATCCGCTCCTGGTTCAGCACCGCGTCCAGCCAGGCGTCCACCTGTTGGCCGGTCCGCGCGCTCAGGTGGAAGTCGGCTCCGGGCGGCATGGCCCTGCAAAGGTCGGCCTTGCTGAAGCACAGCAGATCGGCTTCATCCAGTTGATAGCGGTAGAGGTAGGACAGATCCGCATGTGCGTCGCCGGCCTGCATGCGGACATACTCGTCCGGATCAGCCAGCACCGTAAACGGAGCCAATTGAAACTGATCGGCGTAGTACGCCTTCAGCGGCTGGAGGATGGTCGCCGAAATGTCGATGCAACTGCCCACCGGTTCGGCGAAGATGACGTCGGGTTGGTGAGCGGCCAGCGCCGCTGCCGCGTCGACGAGGTCAGTGAGCCGGCAGCAGAAACAGCCGCCTGTGACCTCGCCGGTGTCGACGCCGTGCACTCCGGCGAACTCTGTGTCCACCAGGGCGCCGCCCTGGTCGTTTGTGATGAGTGCGCAACGGAGCCCCGATCTCCCGAGAATCTCCGCCGCTTTCAGCAGCAGCGTGGTTTTGCCCGCGCCCAGGAACCCGCCGACGAGGACGAGAACTGGACGCTTTGATTTGGCTTCGAAACCGGACTCCATGGTGTTAAAATCCCCAGCGTGAAGCAAATCGCTATTCTACTCGCCTCCCTGTCGCTGGCGCTGGCCCAGCCGCCCAAGATCCCGACCGTGCTTTACGGCGCCGCCTACTACCAGGAGTACATGCCGTCCGACCGGCTCGATAAGGACATCGAGCTGATGAAACAGTCGGGCCTCACCGTCGTGCGGCTGGGCGAGTCCACCTGGACCAGTTGGGAACCCAAGGAGGGGCAGTTCGAATTTGCGTGGATGGACCGCATTCTTGACGCTTTGCACAAGGCGGGCATCAAGGTGATCATGGGCACGCCCACCTACTCCATCCCCCCGTGGCTGCACGCCAAGCACCCGGAGATCATGGCGGTTCACCTGGATGGGTCTACGTCGACGTACGGTATCCGCCAAAATATGGATATCTCCCATCCCGCCTATCGCTTTTACTGCGAGCGCGTGATCCGCCAGATCATGGCCCACTACAAGGACCATCCGTCGATCATCGGCTACCAGGTGGACAACGAGACGTCCTACTACCAGTCGGCCGGGCCAGTGGTGCAGAAGGGGTTCGTTGATTACTTGAAGAAGAAGTTCGGTTCGACGCAGGAGCTGAACAAAGTGTGGGGGCTGGTCTACTGGGGCCAACTGGTGCAGGGCTGGGACGAACTGCCCGCCCGCGACGGCATCCTGAACCCTGGCTACAAGGTGGAGTTTGAGCGCTTCCAGCGGACCCGCGTGACCGACTTCCTCGACTGGCAGGCGCGCATCGTCAACGAATACAAGCGTCCGGGCCAGTTCGTGACGCAGGACTTCAGCGGCGGCGTCCACACCGACATCGACCAGTGGGCCATCGCCCGCAGTCTCGACATCGCGTCGACGAATCCCTACTACAGCGTCCAGGACGAGCTCGACTTCCAGACGGCTACGCTGACCGATGACGTCGCTCGCTCAGTGAAAGACGCCAACTTCCTGGTCACCGAGACGAACGCGCAGACCATCGGCTGGGACTCGAAGGGCCAGTTTCCGCCGTACGACGGCCAACTGCGGATGAACGTCTATGGACATCTGGCTGACGGCGCAAACATGGTCGAATACTGGCATTGGCACTCGCTCCACTATGGCCAGGAGACCTACTGGAAGGGCGTACTGTCGCACGACCTGCAGCCGAACCGGATCTTCAAGGAGTTCTCTCAGGTGGGCCATGAACTGCAGAAGATCGGGCCGAAGCTGGTGAACCTCAAGAAGACGCAGGACGTGGCCATACTGTTTTCGGCGGATTCGTATCACGGCATCCGCTATATGCCGTTCTCGGACAAACACGACTACATGTCGCTGCTCCAGCAACTGCACAAGACGCTGTATCGCCTGAATGTCGGGGTCGACATCATCACACCGGAAACCAAAGACTTGCAGCGCTACAAGGTGATCGTGGTGCCGCCGCTGTATGTCGCCTCCGATACCGTACTCAACCGTCTGGCCGAATACGCGAAAAACGGCGGCCACCTGTTGCTGACGTTCAAGAGCGGATTCACCGACGAATACGACACGGTACGCCCCGTGATGGCGCCTGGTCCGCTGCGCGAGGCGGCCGGTTTCCACTACCAGGAGTTCTCGTCGCTCAAACAGACGCTGGCGCTGAAGGGGGATCCGTTCAAGGCCGGTGAACAGAATCAGGTGTCCACCTGGATCGAGATGATCGAGCTCGACACGGCGAAGGCGCTGGCGTATTACGATCACCCATTCTTCAGCCGCTATCCCGCCATCACCCGCAACGAATTCGGGCGTGGCTCGGTTACTTTTGAAGGCACCGTCCTATCGGACGAGTTGCAGATGCGGGTTGTCGATACCGTACTCAAGCAGGCTGGCTTGGACGGCCCCGACCGCCAACTGCCGGCCGCCATCCATGTGAAGCACGGCACGGGCAATAGCGGCCACGCCATGCACTACTACTTCAATTACTCAGGCTCTCCGCAGAGCTTCGCCTATCCGTACTCCGGCGCCGTGGACTTGCTGACGGGCAAGCCGGTTGCCAAGGCCCAGTCGGTCACCTTGCCGGCCTGGGACGTGATCATCGCTGAAGAGCGCTAATTCCATGCCAACTCGTAGAGATTTGCTCAAGTCGACTTTACTATCGGCCGTACCCGCCGTGGCCGCTGCCGCACCGGCCGGCGGCATCCGGCACATCGATATCATTCATCACTCTCATACCGATGTCGGCTACACCGACATGCCTTCGGTCTGCCGTGATTTGCAGGTGCGGTTTCTGGACGCCGCGCTGGAAACCTGCATGCGGAATCCGCACTTCCACTGGACGTGCGAAGCCACATTGACGGTGGACGACTGGTGGAAGGGCGCCGCCCCGGCTCGCCGCGATCAACTGGTCAAAGTTGTACAGTCGGGCCAGATGGACGTCTGCGCGATGCCGTTCAACCAGACCCCATTCATGAACGCGGCGCAATGGAAGCAGGCGCTCGACTGGCTGCCTAACCAGGTGCAGCGCGACCTGCGGATCAGTGTAGCGATGCAGAACGATGTCAACGGCATGCCGCGCGCAGGCGCCCTGCTGCTGCTGGACCGCAACATTCACCATCTGCTGATGGGCATCAACGCGGATATGGGCGGCCCGCCGTTCCGCCGGCCTTCGGCCTTCCTCTGGAAGATGCCGGACGGCCGGAAGATGTTTGTCTGGTTGGGCGACCATTACGGCACTGCGTACTCCTACTTCGAGCCCAAGAACTGGCAGCACGGCCAGGCAAAAGGCGCGACCACGACTTTGCGGCCTCCGTACGCCGGGGATCACCTCAAAGTCGATGAGGATTCTCTCCGCGCCGCCCACGCGCACCTGACCAAGCGGCTGGAGAAGCTGGCGGCGGACGGGTACTCTTACCAGCGGCTGCTTCTTTCTTATACAAACCAATGGCGTTACGACAACGATCCGCCCTTCCCGCCGCTGGCGCCATTCATTGATGCCTGGAACAAGCTGGGCTTGCAGCCCACGCTGCGGTTCACCACGGCGACACAGGCCGTGAAGGACATGGAAGCCGAATTGGGTTCGAACGTTCAAATCCATGAAGGCGAGTGGACCGACTGGTGGGCCAACGGCGACGCGTCCGGACCTCGCGAAGTAGCCGCTTCCCGGGTGGCGAAACGGCAACTTGACGCGGTGTTTTCGCCGGTTTGGGGCGAGCCGACTAAGCGGATCCTGCGGCGTTCGGCCGAGATGTACAAGGACCTGTGCCTGTTCGACGAGCACACGTGGGGCGCGAACATCTCGGTTTCGCAGCCCGACGCGCTGGATACTATTGCGCAGTTCACTGAGAAAGCCCTGCTCGCCTATCGGCCCATGGGCCATTCCGAATGGCTGCTGGGCCAGCGCGCTCGCACTCATTTCTGCGGGAAACCGGCCGGGCTGTATGCCGTGAACACGGCGCCGTTGCCCTATACCGGATGGGTCAGATTCCCAGGGATCGACCGGGCGGCGGCGTGGGTGAACAACCTGCCGGCGCGGGCGGCTACGGTCATCGGGGCCGCGGCACCAGAAGCTTCGGATAAGGTTGAGCTGCGGTTGGATCCCAGCGGCTGGCCTCAGTCGGCCCGTTGGCCCGGGATGACGGAATCGCTGTTTGCCTCCGGGCTGGGCGATATTCTGACCGTCTTCATCAAACCGCCTTTCAAGCGGTCGTCCTCCATGCATCCGGCACGGCTGGATCGTCTGGAGGCGACGTACGGGCAAACAAAAGAGGAAAAGACCGCTTACACCCGGATCTTCACCCAGCCGATCGTCCATCCCTCGTTTGCCACGGCTTCACGGCGGTTGGAGGTGTTCCGAGACCAGCCTCGCGCCACTTTGACGGTCCGGTTCGACCGGATCTCGAACACGGCCCCGGAAGTGATCTACATGATGACGGAACTCCCGTTGAAGGGGGCACTGCCGCGCTTCTCGACCGGCGGAGTGCCGTACACCCCGTTCACTGATCAGTTGCCCGGCTCGTGCCGCGACTACTTCGCCATTGATTCCTGGGCGCACTATCAATCACCCGCCGGCCACTGGCTGTGGGTGACAAAGGACGCTCCGCTGGTGTCGGTGGGCGGCCCGCATACCTGGCAGCGGATCCAGGAGAAACCGGCTGATCCGGAGCGGCTGTGGACCATGCTCCTGGATAGCTTCTGGCACACGAACTTTGTGGCCAACAGCCACGGAGTCATGGAGTTCCAGTTCGAGTTGGCGTGGTCGCAGCAGGCGCCCGACGCGCCCGCTACAGCGGAGACTCTGCTCTCTACGCCCATCGTTGTCGACCATCCGGCCGTGGAGGCTTGCCCTGAATTGATGAAGAGCCTTTTCACTACCTAGCGGAACATTCCTAGGGGCTTCCTCGTAGTACAGACAGTCGAGGTGTGCCCCAGATGCCGTTTGTGTCGTCCGATCAGAGTTCGTCATCCTCCGCCAGCAGGCCGATGGTGATCGCGCTCTTCGTCTCCACCTGCCTGCTGTCGATCGTGTCGTGGTTTACGACGCAGCAGGGCATGGCCCTTTACCTCTCGCCGTGGTTTGCGTTCCTGGCTTCACTCGGTGTTCAATCGGCGCTGGTGCTGGTGGCCTGGCTTGTCGGGTTCACTAACTCGCGGCGCGGCTTGCTCATCACTGTCTATGCGATGACGGCTGCCGTATCCGTGGCGTTCTCGTATGTCAGTCTCTATACCTGGTTCTCTGAGAAGGAGCGGCCTGCGCTGGTGGAGCGGAAGTTGTATGACACCATCCAGGACTCTTCCGGCAAGACAGACCAGGTCCTCTCGAGCGCGATCGCCGAAGCACGCAAGCACGTCGTCGCGCTGGACGAGATGACCGCCGCGGAGAAAACCCACGGCTACATCGCCCGCGCCCAGGATTCCGATCCCTATCTGGCGAATGTGCGCGAATCCGTCGCGCGGGAGGCGGCGAGCCTGGGGAGCGGGTTCAAGGAAGGCTCCGGTGACGGGCCGC encodes the following:
- a CDS encoding beta-galactosidase, which encodes MKQIAILLASLSLALAQPPKIPTVLYGAAYYQEYMPSDRLDKDIELMKQSGLTVVRLGESTWTSWEPKEGQFEFAWMDRILDALHKAGIKVIMGTPTYSIPPWLHAKHPEIMAVHLDGSTSTYGIRQNMDISHPAYRFYCERVIRQIMAHYKDHPSIIGYQVDNETSYYQSAGPVVQKGFVDYLKKKFGSTQELNKVWGLVYWGQLVQGWDELPARDGILNPGYKVEFERFQRTRVTDFLDWQARIVNEYKRPGQFVTQDFSGGVHTDIDQWAIARSLDIASTNPYYSVQDELDFQTATLTDDVARSVKDANFLVTETNAQTIGWDSKGQFPPYDGQLRMNVYGHLADGANMVEYWHWHSLHYGQETYWKGVLSHDLQPNRIFKEFSQVGHELQKIGPKLVNLKKTQDVAILFSADSYHGIRYMPFSDKHDYMSLLQQLHKTLYRLNVGVDIITPETKDLQRYKVIVVPPLYVASDTVLNRLAEYAKNGGHLLLTFKSGFTDEYDTVRPVMAPGPLREAAGFHYQEFSSLKQTLALKGDPFKAGEQNQVSTWIEMIELDTAKALAYYDHPFFSRYPAITRNEFGRGSVTFEGTVLSDELQMRVVDTVLKQAGLDGPDRQLPAAIHVKHGTGNSGHAMHYYFNYSGSPQSFAYPYSGAVDLLTGKPVAKAQSVTLPAWDVIIAEER
- a CDS encoding glycoside hydrolase family 38 N-terminal domain-containing protein: MPTRRDLLKSTLLSAVPAVAAAAPAGGIRHIDIIHHSHTDVGYTDMPSVCRDLQVRFLDAALETCMRNPHFHWTCEATLTVDDWWKGAAPARRDQLVKVVQSGQMDVCAMPFNQTPFMNAAQWKQALDWLPNQVQRDLRISVAMQNDVNGMPRAGALLLLDRNIHHLLMGINADMGGPPFRRPSAFLWKMPDGRKMFVWLGDHYGTAYSYFEPKNWQHGQAKGATTTLRPPYAGDHLKVDEDSLRAAHAHLTKRLEKLAADGYSYQRLLLSYTNQWRYDNDPPFPPLAPFIDAWNKLGLQPTLRFTTATQAVKDMEAELGSNVQIHEGEWTDWWANGDASGPREVAASRVAKRQLDAVFSPVWGEPTKRILRRSAEMYKDLCLFDEHTWGANISVSQPDALDTIAQFTEKALLAYRPMGHSEWLLGQRARTHFCGKPAGLYAVNTAPLPYTGWVRFPGIDRAAAWVNNLPARAATVIGAAAPEASDKVELRLDPSGWPQSARWPGMTESLFASGLGDILTVFIKPPFKRSSSMHPARLDRLEATYGQTKEEKTAYTRIFTQPIVHPSFATASRRLEVFRDQPRATLTVRFDRISNTAPEVIYMMTELPLKGALPRFSTGGVPYTPFTDQLPGSCRDYFAIDSWAHYQSPAGHWLWVTKDAPLVSVGGPHTWQRIQEKPADPERLWTMLLDSFWHTNFVANSHGVMEFQFELAWSQQAPDAPATAETLLSTPIVVDHPAVEACPELMKSLFTT